One Bombilactobacillus folatiphilus genomic window, GTTTTAAACCACCCTTTAATTCAACACAAATTAACAATTATTCGGGATGAAAACACTGGTACGCGGGTTTTTCGTGAAGTTGCTAATGAAATTGCCGAATTAATGGTTTATGAAATTACCCGGGATTTGCCACTAGAAGATAAAGAAATTCAAACACCGATGGGCAAAACGGTGCAGAAAGTTTTAGCTGGTAAAAAATTGGCAGTTATCCCGATTTTACGGGCTGGTTTGGGCATGGTCGATGGTGTTTTGGAAATGATTCCAGCTGCTAAAGTAGGCCATATTGGGATGTATCGAGATGAAAAGACATTACAGCCACATGAATATTTTGTTAAATTACCATCTGATATTGATCAACGTGATTTATTTATTGTTGATCCTATGCTAGCAACAGGTGGTTCGGCGAATATGGCAATTTCTGCTTTGAAAAAACGTGGTGCCAAAAATATGCGTTTAATCGTTTTGGTTGCCGCTCCGGAAGGGGTCAAAGCTGTTCAAAAAGAGAATCCAGATGTGGATATTTATGCAGCAGCTTTGGACGAAAATATCAATGAAAATGGTTATATTTATCCAGGATTAGGTGATGCTGGTGACCGGTTATTTGGTACCAAATAAATTTTAATTCTGTGAAAAAATTCCTTTAATTTTGAGACTTTTGGTGGTAATCTAACCGTATGCCATACTTTTCTAATGGCAGTTATGAAAAATTGTTGAAAGGGAGGAGTTGTGCCGGTTGGATGAATCATATCCACTTGTTTCAATTGGTGGTTTGACTTTTAGTGTGACGAACTGTTTGTCAACATTAATTGCGGCTTTAGTTGTTTTTTTTGTGTTTTTCT contains:
- the upp gene encoding uracil phosphoribosyltransferase, yielding MSKFTVLNHPLIQHKLTIIRDENTGTRVFREVANEIAELMVYEITRDLPLEDKEIQTPMGKTVQKVLAGKKLAVIPILRAGLGMVDGVLEMIPAAKVGHIGMYRDEKTLQPHEYFVKLPSDIDQRDLFIVDPMLATGGSANMAISALKKRGAKNMRLIVLVAAPEGVKAVQKENPDVDIYAAALDENINENGYIYPGLGDAGDRLFGTK